One Aneurinibacillus migulanus genomic region harbors:
- a CDS encoding pilus assembly PilX N-terminal domain-containing protein codes for MHILKNEKGLALITVLFILVLFTVLGLSVLSITMQSSKVRTYTNEETDGKMLAEMGMLYFKEKLETELSRVTPEDLANPSHPLRQAMENPGKGDELLQQYVDKIAANQDENKNLYKFTPLPGSPNTGFAIGYVDCLDDSGENALPYKDGKSGTSQPYVRKLKVSVLGVPKGGENAGSFKTLQKQVKLTSTVYINTVPAPFHYAVSTSNELRLFGGTNIIGNVLAPVVVTSTDYRYSEETEDKTQEWKTAGEAWNKPYIEGNLFLSNDTDTATKNGIYQTGTPKAEAPTEKSLQGGTPIATRQALRSAGIMTPLTLADDTKTELSAPKPYLPGYEPPFLETVEKDDIPTTLFRKWADQELTVKKYIKDIIEANRPTSPDFTVENNESIFFGEGEATGFVKVDPPTGTDKIFLISRQEKLEAGEPPSLTVRLTGDVLYHENGKQLFIAPDTPDYKATVEMGDKDAFTSNAANTENPFTFHGSIFIDGDLDIIKDIDMTGTIYVTGDVTIREASNSSRENPDKENNLAIIAGGKITLTDRYTSREYNDPVKLEKWFLPYKKDEDNKEKVPPFSAFLYSDSTLELYSVKSINLIRGGIANGSSTAKYMELNTKRETDSLASRLSIQFSRGIFERATPGLPPGDQFFIDMYDEKYENVKSDITFTSS; via the coding sequence ATGCACATACTTAAAAATGAAAAAGGTCTTGCCCTGATAACGGTGCTTTTTATTCTTGTGTTATTTACCGTTCTTGGCCTATCTGTTCTCAGTATAACGATGCAGTCTAGTAAAGTAAGAACATATACTAACGAAGAAACGGATGGAAAAATGCTAGCAGAGATGGGGATGCTCTATTTTAAGGAGAAGCTGGAGACAGAATTATCTCGTGTTACGCCGGAGGACCTTGCTAATCCTTCTCATCCCTTACGGCAGGCAATGGAAAATCCGGGGAAGGGGGACGAGTTGCTACAGCAATATGTTGATAAAATTGCGGCAAATCAAGATGAAAACAAAAACTTATATAAGTTCACACCTCTTCCCGGTTCCCCGAATACGGGTTTTGCTATCGGTTATGTGGACTGCTTAGACGATAGTGGTGAAAATGCTCTTCCCTACAAAGATGGGAAGAGTGGAACAAGTCAGCCATACGTACGCAAGCTAAAGGTATCCGTACTTGGAGTTCCAAAAGGAGGAGAAAACGCAGGAAGTTTCAAAACGTTGCAAAAGCAAGTGAAATTAACTTCAACGGTGTACATCAATACCGTTCCTGCCCCTTTTCATTATGCTGTAAGCACCAGTAATGAACTGCGTCTCTTCGGGGGAACTAACATCATTGGCAATGTGCTGGCTCCTGTCGTTGTTACAAGTACTGATTATCGTTATTCAGAGGAAACTGAAGATAAAACACAGGAATGGAAGACAGCCGGTGAGGCATGGAATAAACCATATATCGAGGGCAACCTTTTTCTGTCCAATGACACAGATACCGCTACAAAAAATGGAATCTATCAAACAGGAACACCGAAAGCTGAAGCACCCACTGAGAAATCGCTGCAAGGCGGTACGCCAATTGCTACCCGTCAGGCATTACGGAGTGCAGGCATTATGACGCCCCTAACGTTGGCAGATGATACAAAGACCGAATTAAGCGCACCCAAGCCTTATTTACCAGGCTATGAGCCGCCTTTTCTTGAAACTGTGGAAAAAGACGATATCCCAACGACTCTGTTCCGTAAATGGGCTGATCAAGAATTAACAGTTAAAAAATATATTAAGGATATAATTGAAGCTAATCGTCCAACGTCTCCAGACTTCACAGTGGAGAATAATGAATCTATTTTCTTTGGAGAAGGAGAAGCTACTGGCTTTGTAAAAGTAGACCCGCCTACAGGTACCGATAAAATTTTCCTTATCTCAAGGCAGGAAAAATTGGAAGCAGGGGAGCCTCCCTCTTTAACGGTTCGGCTTACTGGTGATGTTTTATATCATGAAAATGGAAAGCAACTTTTCATCGCACCTGATACACCTGATTACAAAGCAACGGTGGAAATGGGAGACAAAGACGCATTTACGAGTAATGCAGCAAATACTGAAAACCCATTCACGTTTCACGGTAGTATTTTTATTGATGGAGACCTGGATATCATCAAGGATATCGATATGACAGGCACCATTTATGTTACAGGGGATGTAACCATTCGCGAGGCGTCCAATTCGTCTCGCGAAAACCCGGATAAAGAGAACAATTTGGCAATTATCGCCGGTGGAAAAATCACGCTTACAGACCGTTATACTAGTAGGGAATATAACGACCCTGTTAAGCTGGAGAAATGGTTTCTTCCGTATAAAAAGGATGAGGATAACAAAGAGAAAGTTCCTCCATTTTCCGCATTTCTTTATTCCGACAGTACTCTCGAACTGTATTCTGTAAAATCAATCAACCTTATTCGTGGTGGAATTGCAAACGGCTCCAGTACAGCAAAATATATGGAGTTAAATACAAAACGTGAAACCGACTCCCTCGCATCACGGCTCAGTATTCAGTTCAGCCGAGGCATTTTCGAACGAGCTACCCCAGGTCTTCCGCCGGGCGATCAATTTTTTATCGATATGTACGACGAGAAATATGAAAATGTGAAAAGTGATATAACATTTACATCATCATAA
- a CDS encoding VWA domain-containing protein, with protein sequence MRKLATTGVLFCMIFAIFFTGLGNFSTSANNAADNVDAFTQYKTTMQKGQVETFTAKVDPANADSVRWTVSDPNVLTLSSNKGSSVQVTAVKEGKAIVNMYQGNGSNGEDNEVTFPDPSSGVTTLEHWQEAGNDTIRYSSLYVKGTTSISGTPNVTLDQNGYFNGATNISGNTNMMIGNDAYFNNVVNISGNPDILIKGNAYFFKNLTISGNPDVHIKGDAYFLDDITLNGKKNICVDGTVYYKKNKPVFNSSCTPNFEKIGEKEGDGNKSAQITVTVVEGTQSEVGLNGIVDPKQQTIEKPKNEAATGTVNIRLTPYGKPAASELTREPVDLVFVIDKSGSMIQKEDKMGKAKEAAKKAVDILLEDNSGSQNIGDRIGLVSFDTTAKKLNDLTDNNGYPNFTTVKNNIGKIAANGGTNYWAALNMANSMFPAGEKRKYIIFLTDGVPTHGKKGGGNSEANIQKAQRDAEEAAGELAKNSIKLYSIGFGKDVRMNNLERLSSLTGGAAYEGTMDNLNSLFAQITREIKQISLGEVKVKVKLPSSDVQLAPDSDAVVDEAGYIIVNFPDIPVGSDGPIISEELQANLVKKLQLKFNNTKTYTFDDIKLMYNTLDNQTKTKNLPPVTINVVSKGIPVQGIELDKQKLTLEVIPDEPGSPKSVGEVTVRFIPEDATNKNVTWEVKDRSIAEFTPEGTNKIKITAKRSGKTEIIVTAEEKGKEGQVYTERCTIHVNMHPKFSGNMEVVHNRYYAIVNPQLNTVLPSTHETNNPALETRWYVLRPDGQWELMKDTAAGQPITGYFKQRQLTQELNAARKTPFAVWAVTVDKKLDLTKMPGNMTEDEKFGERKPQIQEVEKYDIQNFVLPINAGSTDSSGDNRAATISGGYKVMELPSLIKLKVVKAEIVLKDASSGEKKLSIPLDSVNKELDTVGQQDIKTKLIKAPDSQTVKYRVFLEMRLQPVSGKFDMSHAPEGVIKEIPINEEIAPIVVVKGKNNLR encoded by the coding sequence ATGAGGAAATTAGCAACGACAGGTGTATTATTTTGTATGATTTTCGCTATTTTCTTTACAGGATTAGGAAATTTTTCAACAAGTGCAAACAATGCGGCTGATAACGTTGACGCTTTCACACAGTATAAAACAACAATGCAAAAAGGGCAGGTCGAGACGTTCACAGCTAAGGTTGATCCGGCAAATGCAGACTCTGTACGTTGGACTGTTTCAGATCCAAACGTTTTAACACTCAGTAGTAACAAGGGAAGCTCCGTGCAGGTTACAGCCGTAAAAGAAGGGAAAGCGATCGTAAACATGTATCAGGGGAACGGAAGTAATGGGGAAGACAATGAAGTTACGTTCCCTGATCCTTCGTCAGGAGTAACGACACTTGAACATTGGCAGGAAGCAGGAAATGATACAATTCGCTACTCTTCTTTATATGTAAAAGGAACAACGAGTATCAGCGGCACACCGAATGTCACACTTGATCAGAATGGCTATTTTAATGGGGCAACTAATATAAGCGGGAACACTAACATGATGATCGGCAATGATGCTTATTTTAATAACGTGGTCAATATTAGTGGAAATCCTGATATCCTTATTAAAGGAAACGCCTACTTTTTCAAAAACCTTACTATCAGTGGTAACCCTGATGTTCATATTAAAGGTGATGCTTATTTCCTTGATGATATAACGCTAAATGGCAAAAAAAATATTTGTGTTGATGGAACAGTTTATTATAAGAAAAATAAACCTGTCTTTAATTCTTCATGTACTCCTAATTTTGAAAAAATAGGTGAGAAAGAAGGAGACGGAAATAAATCTGCGCAAATTACAGTAACAGTAGTTGAAGGTACACAATCGGAAGTTGGACTGAATGGCATCGTAGATCCGAAACAACAGACCATTGAAAAACCGAAAAACGAAGCTGCCACAGGAACCGTTAACATTCGGCTAACACCATATGGCAAACCTGCTGCCTCCGAATTGACTCGTGAACCCGTTGATCTTGTATTTGTCATCGACAAATCCGGTTCAATGATACAAAAGGAAGATAAGATGGGGAAGGCGAAAGAAGCAGCAAAAAAGGCTGTTGATATTCTGCTCGAAGACAATTCCGGCAGCCAGAATATAGGTGATAGAATTGGACTTGTATCATTCGATACAACGGCAAAAAAATTAAATGATTTAACAGATAACAATGGATATCCTAACTTTACAACAGTAAAAAACAACATTGGTAAAATTGCTGCTAATGGGGGAACGAATTACTGGGCTGCTTTAAATATGGCTAACTCCATGTTTCCAGCTGGCGAAAAACGTAAATATATTATCTTTTTAACAGATGGCGTTCCAACGCATGGAAAAAAAGGTGGAGGAAACAGTGAAGCAAACATTCAGAAAGCGCAACGAGATGCGGAAGAAGCAGCAGGGGAATTGGCGAAAAACTCGATTAAGCTTTATTCCATTGGCTTCGGAAAAGACGTGCGAATGAATAACCTGGAGCGCCTTTCTTCTCTTACTGGTGGTGCGGCTTATGAGGGAACAATGGACAATTTGAACTCGCTTTTTGCTCAAATCACGCGTGAGATTAAGCAGATTTCATTAGGAGAAGTAAAGGTAAAAGTAAAGCTGCCTTCTTCCGATGTACAACTGGCTCCAGATTCGGATGCGGTTGTTGATGAAGCCGGCTATATTATTGTAAACTTCCCTGACATTCCGGTAGGTTCGGATGGTCCGATTATTTCGGAAGAGCTGCAAGCAAATTTAGTAAAAAAGTTACAATTAAAATTTAATAATACAAAAACGTATACGTTTGATGATATTAAGTTAATGTATAATACGTTAGATAATCAAACAAAAACGAAAAATTTACCTCCAGTTACAATCAATGTAGTTTCCAAAGGGATTCCAGTGCAAGGAATTGAACTGGATAAGCAAAAACTTACGCTTGAAGTGATACCAGACGAACCTGGTTCTCCTAAATCAGTAGGAGAAGTAACCGTGCGTTTCATACCGGAAGATGCAACTAATAAAAATGTAACCTGGGAAGTAAAAGATCGTTCGATTGCCGAGTTTACGCCAGAAGGCACAAATAAAATTAAAATCACCGCTAAGCGTTCAGGCAAAACAGAAATTATTGTTACTGCGGAGGAAAAAGGAAAAGAAGGGCAGGTATATACGGAGCGCTGCACGATTCATGTGAACATGCATCCGAAGTTTTCAGGTAATATGGAAGTTGTGCATAATCGTTATTATGCGATTGTAAATCCTCAGTTAAATACTGTCCTTCCAAGTACACATGAAACAAATAATCCTGCTTTGGAAACAAGGTGGTATGTATTGAGGCCGGATGGACAGTGGGAACTTATGAAGGATACAGCCGCTGGTCAACCAATTACAGGTTATTTTAAACAGCGCCAATTAACTCAGGAGTTAAACGCAGCTAGGAAAACTCCGTTTGCTGTGTGGGCTGTAACGGTCGATAAAAAACTCGATCTTACTAAAATGCCGGGAAATATGACAGAGGATGAAAAGTTCGGTGAGCGAAAGCCACAAATACAAGAAGTAGAAAAATATGATATCCAGAACTTCGTACTGCCGATCAATGCAGGAAGCACTGATTCATCAGGTGACAACCGTGCAGCTACCATTTCTGGAGGCTACAAAGTGATGGAGTTGCCTAGCCTGATTAAGCTAAAAGTGGTTAAGGCGGAGATTGTGCTTAAGGATGCTTCTTCTGGTGAGAAAAAATTATCTATTCCTCTTGACAGTGTAAATAAAGAGTTAGATACAGTAGGACAGCAGGATATAAAAACAAAACTAATAAAAGCTCCGGATAGCCAAACAGTGAAGTACCGCGTGTTCTTGGAGATGCGTCTACAACCTGTATCAGGTAAATTTGACATGAGTCATGCACCTGAAGGGGTTATAAAGGAAATTCCAATTAATGAGGAAATCGCACCTATTGTTGTGGTAAAAGGGAAAAACAATTTGCGTTAA
- the murC gene encoding UDP-N-acetylmuramate--L-alanine ligase — protein sequence MDTEVQKQHEHKREHVHFIGIGGYGMSAIARVMLDMGCYVTGSDVARKELTDKLQKKGAQVFIGHQAENVAGADLVVYSTDIPKENVELAAARAQAIPLIHRSKMLARLLNEKKGVAVAGAHGKTTTSSMIALVMEKTGTDPTYLIGGEIMDIGSNAKAGQGDFVVAEADESDGTFLEYFPHIAVVTNIEPDHLENYDGDFENLKKAYRQFLSQVKENGTAVVCIDDDYVEETLAEKKANVSLITYAIDKQADYMASNIEPGDRMISFDVTHKGQLLGRMKLSVPGIHNVYNALATVAVCMQAGLTFEEIAEAIIAFRGAKRRFQVIGEVNDILVVDDYAHHPTEIEATLEAARSTNRRTVAIFQPQRYTRTFFLLDAFSRAFSEADEVIIVDIYSPANDPEIEGVSAEKLVELIKQNSNANAKYISSKEEVVEHLKRTVAAGDLVLTMGAGDIWKAAVQLVEVLEQK from the coding sequence ATGGACACTGAGGTACAAAAACAGCACGAGCACAAACGAGAACATGTTCATTTTATTGGCATTGGCGGGTATGGAATGAGCGCCATTGCCCGTGTCATGCTGGATATGGGTTGTTATGTCACGGGCTCTGATGTAGCTCGAAAAGAACTGACGGATAAATTGCAGAAAAAAGGCGCGCAGGTGTTCATCGGCCATCAGGCAGAAAATGTCGCAGGTGCAGACCTAGTCGTGTATTCGACCGATATTCCGAAAGAGAACGTAGAGTTAGCTGCGGCTAGGGCGCAGGCGATTCCGTTGATTCATCGTTCCAAAATGCTGGCGCGCTTGCTGAACGAGAAGAAGGGCGTAGCGGTAGCTGGTGCCCACGGCAAGACGACGACCTCATCCATGATCGCACTAGTGATGGAAAAAACGGGAACCGATCCGACGTATCTTATCGGTGGCGAGATTATGGATATCGGCAGCAATGCGAAAGCCGGTCAGGGCGATTTCGTTGTAGCGGAAGCGGATGAAAGCGATGGCACATTCCTGGAATATTTCCCGCATATTGCAGTCGTAACGAATATTGAGCCAGACCATCTTGAAAACTATGACGGAGATTTCGAGAACTTGAAGAAAGCGTATCGCCAGTTCCTCTCCCAGGTAAAAGAGAACGGTACGGCAGTCGTCTGCATTGACGATGATTATGTAGAGGAGACGCTGGCGGAGAAAAAAGCGAATGTATCACTTATTACGTATGCAATCGACAAGCAGGCTGACTACATGGCCAGCAACATCGAACCGGGCGATCGCATGATTTCATTCGATGTAACACATAAGGGCCAATTGCTGGGCCGGATGAAGCTATCCGTGCCAGGTATCCATAATGTGTACAATGCGCTGGCGACGGTAGCGGTATGCATGCAAGCGGGCCTTACGTTTGAAGAAATCGCTGAGGCTATTATCGCATTCCGTGGCGCGAAACGTCGTTTCCAGGTGATTGGCGAGGTAAATGACATTTTGGTCGTGGATGATTATGCACATCATCCGACCGAGATTGAGGCGACCCTGGAGGCGGCCCGTTCGACGAATCGTCGTACGGTTGCGATTTTCCAGCCGCAGCGCTATACGCGTACGTTCTTCCTATTGGATGCGTTTAGCAGAGCGTTCAGCGAAGCGGACGAGGTTATCATCGTTGATATTTATTCTCCGGCAAATGATCCTGAGATCGAAGGTGTCAGCGCTGAGAAGCTGGTAGAGCTGATTAAGCAGAATAGCAATGCGAATGCGAAGTATATTTCTTCGAAGGAAGAAGTGGTCGAGCATTTGAAGCGTACGGTTGCAGCCGGTGATCTTGTGCTGACGATGGGCGCGGGCGATATTTGGAAGGCTGCGGTACAGCTGGTTGAAGTATTAGAACAGAAATAA
- a CDS encoding PRC-barrel domain-containing protein: MRQSQQLIGMPIISIMDGKEIGKVKSLLVNPESGKVEFLVIHNERWTLGVKVLPFRQVQGLGDYAVMTESESAVIDLSEDTLANELKTKGVSIIGNRVITAAGQFIGEVVEYYVNAESGKVEGCVIEKESNDQQVLNAEFIITMGKEILIVKKESVENLINKSEFDRMSVSQANQEEVDRVDKSLIFSKDTVNITGKRVTADIYDENGDVIVPEGEVVTEDIVERVKRIGRNKLVELTLKIAE; the protein is encoded by the coding sequence GTGAGACAGAGTCAGCAGTTGATAGGTATGCCGATTATAAGCATTATGGACGGAAAAGAAATTGGAAAAGTAAAGAGCTTGTTGGTGAACCCGGAGTCTGGAAAGGTAGAATTCCTCGTTATTCATAATGAGCGCTGGACGCTTGGGGTAAAAGTGCTTCCATTCCGACAGGTGCAAGGGCTTGGTGATTATGCTGTTATGACGGAAAGTGAATCTGCTGTGATCGATTTATCAGAAGACACTCTGGCTAATGAATTAAAGACAAAGGGTGTGAGTATTATTGGTAACCGCGTAATTACTGCGGCAGGCCAATTTATTGGAGAGGTAGTTGAATATTATGTAAATGCTGAAAGCGGAAAAGTGGAAGGCTGTGTTATTGAAAAAGAATCCAATGATCAGCAAGTACTAAATGCTGAATTCATTATTACAATGGGGAAAGAAATTTTGATTGTGAAAAAAGAAAGCGTCGAAAACCTGATAAATAAATCTGAATTTGATCGCATGTCTGTTTCACAGGCAAATCAAGAGGAAGTAGATCGAGTGGACAAATCCCTGATTTTCTCGAAAGATACCGTAAATATTACAGGAAAGCGTGTGACAGCTGATATATATGATGAGAATGGTGATGTGATTGTACCAGAGGGTGAGGTCGTAACTGAAGATATAGTCGAACGTGTAAAGCGTATCGGAAGAAACAAACTTGTCGAGCTGACATTAAAAATTGCCGAATAG
- a CDS encoding type IV pilus modification PilV family protein, protein MRILSNEKGFTLIEVIAAIIIFSVSLLLFNVYFVNSFSNIKRQDSQLVAMNIARQFTEQWKAGNGTLIESGTTLLATSSYKEIAAKETEILNKPFSLSNVSLNGITYEPVIVISKLEPLYTIQVTVKQEGADSILATLHTAIANPKKGD, encoded by the coding sequence ATGCGCATTCTATCTAACGAAAAAGGATTCACATTAATTGAGGTGATAGCAGCTATCATAATTTTTTCTGTTTCTCTTCTATTATTTAATGTATATTTTGTAAACAGCTTTTCGAATATAAAGCGTCAGGATTCTCAGCTAGTAGCGATGAATATTGCAAGACAGTTTACCGAACAGTGGAAGGCAGGGAATGGAACACTAATTGAATCTGGTACAACCTTACTTGCTACATCGAGTTATAAAGAGATTGCAGCAAAAGAGACTGAAATATTGAATAAACCATTTTCATTATCGAACGTTTCATTAAATGGAATCACTTATGAACCTGTTATTGTGATAAGTAAACTAGAACCTCTCTATACAATACAAGTTACAGTGAAGCAAGAAGGGGCAGATTCCATATTAGCCACACTTCATACAGCTATTGCCAATCCAAAGAAAGGAGATTGA
- the gspE gene encoding type II secretion system ATPase GspE, producing the protein MEKKRLGDILIETGIISEVQLKEALDEQKNSKMKLGDVLLSKGFINEQQLIEILEFQLGIPHVSLYRYKLDASLSSILPEDIAKRYLVVPLKRDEEKLTVAMVDPLDYFAIDEMRISTGCSIVPVIATKEEVQRAIARMYGMQGSVKELMDDMAQKVAVEEESLLAEDSPIVRLVSQMFEQAVQLRASDIHIDPQEDGIRIRYRIDGVIRTERILPSHMSGILTARLKIMSNLNIAERRLPQDGRIELHIGFKDIDVRVSTLPTVHGEKIVMRLLDTTNALIDLEKLGLTKRNLTAFRDLISRPNGILLVTGPTGSGKSSTLYAALHHLNDDCVNIITVEDPVEYQLEGINQVQVNSNIGMTFASALRSILRQDPDIVMVGEIRDTETAEIAIRAALTGHLVLSTLHTNDAVSSITRLIDMGIPPFLIASSVNGVLAQRLVRKLCPQCKQSYTPREDEKELFTKRGLKIEQLWRGTGCGNCNSTGYRGRMAIHEIFRMDDILQQMITKQMPTAEYKKYALRNGMILLFDDGLLKVKQGLTTIEELYRISTRE; encoded by the coding sequence ATGGAAAAGAAACGGCTGGGAGATATATTAATTGAAACGGGTATTATTTCTGAAGTGCAATTAAAAGAAGCACTCGATGAACAGAAGAACTCAAAAATGAAGCTAGGGGATGTACTTCTTAGCAAAGGATTCATTAACGAACAACAGTTAATTGAGATTCTAGAATTTCAACTCGGCATTCCCCACGTAAGCCTGTACCGATATAAGCTTGATGCTTCTTTGTCCAGTATTCTCCCAGAGGATATTGCAAAACGTTATCTTGTCGTCCCGTTAAAGCGTGATGAGGAAAAGCTGACGGTTGCTATGGTAGATCCGCTTGATTATTTTGCAATTGATGAAATGCGTATTAGTACAGGATGCTCCATTGTTCCCGTCATCGCCACAAAAGAAGAAGTTCAGCGGGCGATTGCCCGTATGTACGGCATGCAAGGCTCAGTTAAAGAGTTAATGGATGACATGGCTCAGAAGGTTGCGGTAGAAGAGGAAAGCCTGCTGGCTGAGGATTCCCCGATTGTCCGTCTTGTATCCCAGATGTTTGAACAGGCTGTGCAACTGCGAGCAAGTGACATTCATATTGATCCACAGGAGGACGGCATTCGCATTCGTTACCGGATTGACGGCGTGATACGTACCGAGCGTATACTCCCCAGTCATATGAGCGGTATCCTTACAGCTCGCCTCAAGATTATGTCTAATCTTAACATTGCGGAGCGTCGTCTACCACAAGATGGGAGAATTGAGCTTCATATAGGCTTTAAAGATATCGATGTGCGTGTTTCCACGTTGCCTACCGTACATGGCGAGAAAATTGTCATGCGTTTACTGGATACTACGAATGCATTAATCGACTTGGAAAAGCTGGGTTTAACAAAGAGAAATCTTACGGCTTTTCGCGATTTAATCAGTAGACCAAACGGGATTTTACTTGTTACTGGTCCGACCGGTAGCGGGAAATCATCGACTTTGTATGCAGCACTTCATCACTTAAACGATGACTGTGTGAATATTATCACAGTTGAAGATCCCGTTGAATATCAATTGGAGGGCATTAATCAAGTACAAGTGAACTCAAACATTGGTATGACATTTGCTTCTGCTCTTCGTTCGATTTTACGGCAGGATCCCGATATCGTTATGGTAGGTGAAATTCGTGATACAGAGACAGCTGAAATCGCGATTCGGGCCGCTTTAACCGGACACCTTGTGCTTAGTACTTTGCACACGAATGATGCAGTCAGCAGTATAACCCGGTTAATTGATATGGGAATTCCTCCATTTTTAATAGCATCCTCAGTTAATGGAGTGCTGGCTCAACGGCTTGTGCGTAAACTATGCCCGCAATGTAAGCAAAGCTATACACCGAGGGAGGATGAAAAGGAGTTATTTACTAAAAGAGGATTGAAAATCGAACAATTGTGGCGTGGAACGGGATGTGGAAATTGTAATTCGACCGGATATCGTGGGAGAATGGCCATCCATGAAATTTTTCGTATGGACGATATACTGCAGCAGATGATTACGAAACAAATGCCGACTGCCGAATATAAGAAGTACGCCTTGCGTAACGGAATGATTTTATTGTTTGACGATGGTCTTTTAAAAGTAAAACAAGGGTTAACTACCATCGAAGAACTATACAGGATTTCCACCAGGGAGTAA
- a CDS encoding VanW family protein, with protein MLQRISRTQFLSVLLLMIIQTVVISGTALYLSGALKERTQQKSMYQQTVTVGGISVGGLNTEEAEAKIEKVLGEVQKKGTLQIMMEKQSFPIPLKDIQIKYNVPSSLREAQRTSEELTGVWGMWKKWRGTSPSPYLPLYVTFNEEKLTAIINEIARNVNRPAEPARARVSGTSISILPEKAGYVVDIPGTISAIREQLQEEVQISRVSLVVEKDIPQITKESLKDIKVMLADYSTPIASTPNRLFNAEQAAKLLNGVVLLPSQTFSFFEKVGPFTEAKGYISTSVQNDEDAQDGVMGGAIQVASTLYIAAAKSGLSIIERHNNVRPIASIPLGYDAFVRDKELDLRFVNRSKQPVYIYAEVKDTQLRVALFGAKAIANGSIEVKEENKIAPETIVRSDKSLGPGQEKIIRRGKEGVRVKVFLTHSNEEGVPKRELLSDDYYKPLHNIVAFGPIPENMKNKAQQQTTNPPESESSVASEPSQDKAPNSTDKQQEQPSNPQKKRNVYIF; from the coding sequence ATGCTCCAGCGTATAAGCAGGACGCAATTTTTATCTGTTTTATTGCTTATGATAATACAGACTGTCGTTATTAGCGGTACAGCTCTTTATTTATCAGGTGCACTCAAAGAGCGAACACAACAGAAAAGCATGTATCAACAGACGGTAACAGTCGGCGGTATTAGTGTTGGCGGTCTCAATACAGAAGAGGCAGAGGCGAAAATCGAGAAGGTTCTAGGAGAGGTACAGAAAAAAGGTACACTGCAAATTATGATGGAAAAGCAGTCGTTTCCTATACCTTTAAAGGATATTCAAATTAAGTATAATGTACCAAGTTCGCTTCGCGAGGCACAGCGGACTTCGGAAGAATTAACAGGTGTATGGGGAATGTGGAAGAAATGGCGTGGAACGTCTCCGTCTCCGTATCTTCCTCTATATGTCACGTTTAACGAGGAAAAGCTGACAGCTATCATTAATGAAATCGCACGTAATGTAAACCGACCAGCTGAACCCGCCCGGGCAAGAGTAAGCGGCACGTCCATTTCCATATTACCCGAGAAAGCAGGCTATGTAGTAGACATTCCCGGAACCATAAGTGCGATTCGCGAACAGCTACAGGAGGAAGTTCAGATAAGTCGAGTCTCTCTCGTAGTCGAAAAGGATATTCCTCAGATTACAAAGGAAAGCTTAAAAGATATTAAAGTCATGCTTGCTGATTACAGCACACCTATAGCATCCACACCTAATCGTTTATTTAATGCGGAACAGGCGGCTAAATTACTCAATGGTGTTGTATTGCTGCCAAGTCAGACCTTTTCTTTTTTTGAGAAAGTAGGGCCATTTACAGAGGCAAAAGGTTATATTTCCACGAGCGTTCAAAATGATGAGGATGCGCAGGATGGGGTGATGGGTGGAGCGATTCAGGTTGCTTCTACCTTATACATTGCCGCAGCGAAAAGCGGGCTCTCTATTATAGAACGCCATAATAATGTTCGTCCCATAGCATCAATTCCGCTTGGATATGATGCGTTCGTACGGGATAAGGAGCTTGATTTGCGATTTGTTAATCGTTCAAAACAGCCTGTTTACATTTATGCGGAAGTAAAAGATACACAGCTACGGGTTGCACTGTTTGGTGCTAAGGCGATTGCAAACGGTAGTATTGAAGTGAAAGAAGAGAATAAAATAGCACCGGAAACGATTGTACGCAGTGATAAATCGTTAGGGCCAGGGCAGGAGAAAATTATTCGTCGTGGCAAGGAGGGTGTTCGGGTTAAAGTCTTTTTAACGCATTCTAATGAAGAAGGAGTACCAAAAAGAGAATTGCTTTCAGATGATTACTATAAACCTTTACATAATATTGTGGCGTTTGGTCCGATCCCTGAAAATATGAAAAATAAAGCCCAGCAGCAAACAACGAATCCCCCGGAAAGTGAGTCATCCGTTGCTTCGGAACCTTCACAGGATAAGGCTCCTAATTCTACGGATAAGCAGCAAGAGCAACCATCCAATCCTCAAAAGAAGAGGAATGTCTATATCTTTTAA